The following are encoded together in the Pedobacter steynii genome:
- a CDS encoding SDR family oxidoreductase, which translates to MDISLKGKFALICGSTQGIGFATAKVLATLGANCILMARNEDSLKKAVQQLSTEQGQQHRYHIADFSEKGQIETAINQLVADTRISILINNTGGPKSGPITEALISDFESAFQQHLIGNHILSKAVIPGMKALGYGRIINIISTSVKTPLPNLGVSNTIRAAVASWAKTLSNEVGKFNITVNNVLPGLTETARLTSLIEQTAKIQQSAPHDLEKNMVNTIPMARFGKAEEVANVIAFLASPAASYVTGTSIRVDGGRTPSI; encoded by the coding sequence ATGGACATTTCATTAAAAGGGAAATTTGCATTAATCTGTGGCAGCACACAGGGCATCGGGTTTGCGACAGCAAAAGTATTGGCTACACTTGGGGCAAATTGCATTCTGATGGCCAGGAATGAAGACAGTCTAAAAAAGGCAGTTCAACAGCTTTCTACAGAGCAAGGTCAGCAACATCGCTATCATATTGCAGATTTTTCCGAAAAAGGACAAATTGAAACAGCCATTAATCAGCTGGTCGCAGACACCAGGATTTCCATTCTGATCAATAATACCGGTGGCCCGAAATCCGGTCCGATTACTGAAGCCCTCATCTCTGATTTTGAATCGGCATTTCAACAACATCTCATCGGGAATCACATTCTATCTAAAGCCGTAATTCCCGGCATGAAAGCATTGGGATACGGACGGATTATTAATATCATCTCCACCTCGGTAAAAACTCCATTGCCAAATCTGGGTGTTTCCAATACCATCAGAGCTGCCGTGGCCTCATGGGCAAAGACATTATCCAATGAGGTTGGTAAATTCAACATCACTGTAAACAATGTTTTACCTGGATTAACAGAAACTGCAAGGTTAACCAGCTTAATTGAACAGACCGCAAAAATTCAGCAGTCAGCACCCCATGATCTGGAAAAAAACATGGTGAATACTATCCCTATGGCGAGATTTGGAAAAGCAGAAGAAGTTGCCAATGTAATTGCTTTTCTCGCTTCACCTGCTGCATCGTATGTGACAGGAACCAGCATCAGAGTAGACGGAGGCCGGACCCCTTCAATTTAG
- a CDS encoding S24 family peptidase, with amino-acid sequence MRKNIYLETDKTGARLREARLAKQMTLSQFYTPITKHIGNCSSIESGRRRIGKRLSKDILEYHKINPRYLNTGMGEMFLRSENPDEQLPHLEEGVPYFNVNLTEITFGELHVFQEPPEYYVNYRPFNDCDAYLPIYGDSMYPKFSSGEIIIVKEIRNRDIIQWGEAYLIVTDEKANNITTVKLLFEHPNPGKIVLRSLNPEFKGDTVIQREVIKRIFLVKGKVTRNHL; translated from the coding sequence ATGAGAAAAAACATTTATTTAGAGACCGACAAAACCGGTGCAAGGTTAAGAGAAGCCAGATTAGCAAAGCAGATGACCTTATCTCAGTTTTACACCCCTATCACCAAACATATAGGGAATTGTTCTTCTATTGAAAGCGGAAGAAGACGAATCGGAAAGAGGCTTTCAAAAGACATTCTGGAATACCACAAGATCAATCCCAGATACCTTAATACTGGTATGGGAGAAATGTTTCTGAGGTCTGAGAACCCGGATGAGCAGTTACCTCACCTGGAAGAAGGCGTCCCTTATTTCAATGTAAATCTTACCGAAATCACCTTCGGCGAACTTCATGTCTTTCAGGAGCCGCCTGAATACTATGTAAATTACCGCCCTTTTAACGATTGTGACGCCTACCTTCCCATCTATGGAGATAGCATGTATCCTAAATTTTCCAGCGGAGAAATCATTATTGTAAAAGAAATACGAAACCGGGACATTATCCAATGGGGAGAAGCTTACCTCATTGTAACTGATGAAAAGGCAAACAACATCACTACGGTAAAACTATTATTTGAACATCCGAACCCGGGAAAGATTGTATTGAGATCGTTAAACCCCGAGTTTAAAGGAGATACCGTCATTCAGAGAGAAGTCATTAAGAGAATATTTCTTGTAAAGGGAAAAGTAACCCGGAATCACTTATAA
- a CDS encoding 2-hydroxyacid dehydrogenase has protein sequence MKVFVTRVIPAEGRQLMIEAGLEVREWKEKRGLSQKELISNTQDCHALLSVGTRLDKEFLQASAHLKVIALHSVGYDNVDVKTATALGIPIGNTPGVLSGATADTAFLLMLATSRKAFYMHKSIIKGEWGFFDPTADLGIELRGKTLGVFGLGKIGLEMAKCCAAAFGMQVIYHNRRKNEAAEKEVSARWVSFDELLEQSDVLTVHTALTSETRGKFDWSAFTKMKPRSIFINTARGEIHNEGDLLRALEEKQIWGAGLDVTNPEPMRSDHPLLNMPNVSVLPHIGSATEETRAAMSVLAAKNIIAGLKGEQIPFIVNPGVYK, from the coding sequence ATGAAAGTATTTGTAACCAGGGTGATTCCGGCAGAGGGGCGACAGTTAATGATAGAGGCAGGACTTGAAGTGAGGGAATGGAAAGAGAAAAGAGGACTTAGTCAGAAAGAATTGATTTCTAATACTCAGGATTGCCATGCATTATTAAGTGTTGGGACACGTCTGGACAAAGAGTTTCTACAGGCTTCTGCGCATCTGAAGGTGATTGCTTTACATTCAGTAGGGTATGATAATGTGGACGTTAAAACTGCTACTGCTCTTGGGATTCCCATAGGAAATACTCCGGGAGTATTGAGTGGGGCTACTGCTGATACTGCTTTTTTGTTGATGCTGGCAACCTCCAGAAAAGCATTTTATATGCATAAAAGTATTATAAAAGGGGAGTGGGGCTTCTTTGACCCTACAGCGGATTTGGGGATAGAGTTGAGGGGTAAAACATTAGGTGTTTTTGGTCTGGGGAAAATCGGATTGGAAATGGCCAAATGCTGCGCAGCTGCTTTTGGTATGCAGGTGATTTATCATAACAGACGTAAAAATGAAGCTGCTGAAAAGGAAGTCTCTGCACGCTGGGTTTCCTTTGATGAGCTGTTGGAACAAAGTGATGTCCTCACCGTGCACACTGCTCTGACCTCCGAAACCAGGGGTAAGTTTGACTGGTCTGCATTTACTAAGATGAAACCCCGATCGATTTTTATTAATACAGCCAGGGGCGAAATTCACAATGAGGGCGACCTATTAAGGGCATTAGAAGAAAAACAGATATGGGGAGCAGGGTTAGATGTAACCAACCCTGAACCCATGCGCTCTGATCACCCTTTACTGAATATGCCAAATGTATCTGTTCTTCCGCATATTGGTTCCGCAACAGAAGAAACAAGGGCCGCAATGTCTGTGCTGGCAGCAAAAAATATCATTGCAGGTCTTAAGGGGGAACAAATCCCCTTTATTGTTAATCCCGGGGTTTATAAGTGA
- a CDS encoding rhodanese-related sulfurtransferase: MKKFQTLLYYCYSYIAEAEQFAADHLTFCKSLGLVGRIIVANEGLNGTVSGTKEACEAYMSAIKADERFAKTDFKIDEVDEPSFIKMHCRYKAEIVHSGLRDTSIINPNERTGKHLEPADFQKMIDDEDVVILDVRSNYEHNLGKFKNAVTLDIENFRDFPDKINELAQYKDKKVLTYCTGGIKCEKASALLLHHGFNDVYQLHGGIIKYGKEVGGEDFEGKCYVFDNRIAVDVNSVNPSIVSKCFNCGTVTPKMINCANPECNEHITQCDACGEELQGCCSTACTTNPRKRAYDGTGYYVKVPQPVNVASK; this comes from the coding sequence ATGAAAAAATTCCAGACCTTACTTTACTATTGCTATAGTTACATAGCAGAAGCAGAACAATTTGCTGCCGATCACCTTACTTTCTGTAAATCTCTTGGCCTTGTTGGTCGCATTATTGTAGCCAATGAGGGATTAAATGGAACTGTTTCCGGTACAAAAGAAGCTTGTGAAGCTTACATGTCGGCTATCAAAGCAGATGAACGTTTCGCAAAAACTGATTTCAAAATCGATGAGGTAGATGAACCTTCCTTTATTAAAATGCACTGCCGTTATAAAGCCGAAATTGTGCATTCAGGTTTACGAGACACCAGCATCATCAACCCTAATGAACGCACAGGTAAACATCTGGAGCCTGCAGATTTTCAAAAAATGATCGACGATGAGGACGTTGTCATTCTTGATGTCCGCTCCAATTATGAACATAATCTGGGGAAATTTAAAAATGCAGTAACACTGGACATCGAAAATTTCCGGGATTTTCCTGATAAAATCAATGAACTGGCTCAGTATAAAGACAAAAAGGTCCTGACCTATTGTACCGGCGGGATCAAATGTGAAAAAGCTTCTGCGCTATTACTTCACCATGGTTTTAATGACGTATATCAGCTTCACGGAGGGATTATCAAATATGGTAAAGAAGTCGGTGGAGAAGATTTTGAAGGTAAATGTTATGTATTTGACAACCGTATTGCCGTTGATGTCAATTCGGTAAATCCAAGCATCGTTTCCAAATGTTTTAACTGTGGGACAGTTACACCAAAAATGATCAACTGTGCAAATCCGGAATGTAATGAACACATCACTCAATGTGATGCCTGTGGAGAAGAATTGCAGGGATGTTGCTCAACAGCTTGTACCACCAATCCCCGAAAACGTGCGTATGACGGAACCGGATATTATGTAAAAGTGCCTCAACCTGTAAACGTTGCTTCAAAATAG
- a CDS encoding ligand-binding sensor domain-containing protein, which yields MKTGYLKYFLLYTLLAFISISVKAENIKSIGVPYVQNYPKSVYLSGNQNWSITKDKHGIMYFGNAQGLLTYDGKYWQQYKMPNRQIVRSVLADPSGIIYTGGFGELGYWSNKNNKLAYTSLTKLVPPQHLVKDEIWKICAEGKKVIFQSFNTIYIYENNRIKTVKAARPFLFLHQVGRRFFVEVLSEGLFELMGDKLVPLKGSNPTNSTDVLSILPYKNGNLLIGTSKDGLFTYDGNNFSPLNTPANAFLKVYQLNNGVKILNKYYAYGTILNGLIIIDEQGNIVQRINKSSGLQNNTVLSVYADDDQNLWAGLDNGIDRVELNSPLYFYFDKTGQFGTVYSSLIYNNTIYLGTNQGLFHSPWVSGQGSFSSFDFKLIPGSQGQVWDLTSIDGQLICGHNNGTFRVTGNKLEKISNTNGGWTIKKLDNGQDCLIQGTYNGLLIYIKDARGLWKFHHKIIGFDEPSRYVERDAKGDIWVSHAYKGLYKLSLSPDLTRVISTRSYNDKNGLPDDYNINIFKIENKLVFSSDQGFFIYDEISNRFKSYEELNKGLKGFSTSNKIISAGLNKYWFINRGKMSLVHLTEPGKLAIDSNRFSILDGRMVQYYENISKISNDIYLISVDDGFVIYNGTDGQERNSKSTLPAVLIRRIEDITDTYKTLSEIGSNGSEMEIPFSRNNIRISYSLPYYRQTKVTFQYYLEGYSKQWSDWSPASQKDFTNLSKGSYVFKVRAKINDEQVSKETTFEFEILPPFYATNLAIVCYILAGIALLIIAKRLYEKKLRKDQQTISEKLQAEKEAYLKKEAEATERQIIKLQTEKLQVELAGKNRELANSAMSLVYKNELLQKLSQEILKLKDGNGKPLAEDQLRKIQKVIDEGMNDERDWNLFESSFNEAHESFFKKLKANHPDLVPNDLKLCAYLHMNMSSKEMASLLNISLRGVEIRRYRLRKKLEVPHDKNLVEFLMEL from the coding sequence ATGAAGACCGGATACCTGAAATACTTTTTACTTTACACCCTGCTTGCGTTTATTTCAATCTCCGTTAAAGCAGAAAACATTAAAAGTATCGGGGTTCCTTACGTGCAAAATTACCCTAAGTCTGTTTACCTTTCCGGAAATCAGAATTGGTCAATCACCAAGGATAAACATGGCATCATGTATTTTGGGAATGCACAGGGACTACTCACCTATGATGGCAAATACTGGCAGCAATACAAAATGCCCAACAGGCAGATTGTACGGTCTGTACTTGCTGATCCTTCAGGAATTATTTATACAGGTGGATTTGGAGAGCTGGGGTATTGGTCTAATAAAAACAATAAATTAGCCTATACCTCTTTAACAAAACTTGTTCCGCCACAACACCTGGTTAAAGATGAGATCTGGAAAATATGTGCAGAAGGGAAAAAAGTTATCTTTCAGTCTTTCAACACCATTTATATTTATGAGAACAATCGTATAAAAACGGTAAAAGCTGCAAGACCTTTTCTTTTTCTTCATCAGGTAGGAAGAAGGTTCTTTGTCGAGGTGTTAAGTGAAGGACTCTTTGAACTGATGGGAGATAAACTTGTCCCATTAAAAGGAAGCAATCCCACTAACTCAACGGATGTGTTATCGATTCTGCCGTATAAAAACGGCAATCTATTGATTGGAACGAGCAAAGATGGTCTTTTTACTTATGACGGGAATAATTTCAGCCCCCTAAATACACCAGCTAATGCCTTTCTAAAAGTCTACCAGTTAAATAACGGAGTAAAAATTTTAAATAAGTATTATGCCTACGGCACCATATTAAACGGATTGATCATTATAGATGAACAGGGCAATATCGTTCAACGCATCAATAAATCAAGTGGCCTGCAAAACAATACCGTCCTCAGCGTATATGCTGATGATGACCAGAACCTCTGGGCGGGACTGGACAATGGCATAGACCGGGTAGAGTTAAATTCACCACTGTATTTCTATTTCGATAAAACCGGACAATTCGGAACAGTATATTCCAGTTTGATTTACAATAACACCATTTATCTGGGTACCAATCAGGGTCTTTTCCATAGTCCCTGGGTATCAGGACAGGGCTCATTTAGTTCTTTCGATTTTAAATTAATACCCGGTTCTCAGGGCCAGGTATGGGACCTGACTAGTATTGATGGACAATTGATCTGCGGACACAACAATGGTACTTTCAGAGTGACTGGAAATAAGCTGGAGAAGATATCAAATACAAATGGCGGCTGGACCATAAAAAAACTGGACAACGGACAAGATTGTTTAATCCAGGGAACCTATAACGGATTGCTCATATATATAAAAGATGCAAGAGGCCTCTGGAAATTCCACCATAAAATCATCGGCTTCGATGAACCTTCGAGATATGTCGAAAGGGATGCAAAAGGCGACATATGGGTAAGTCATGCTTATAAAGGGCTTTACAAACTAAGCCTAAGCCCTGACCTGACAAGGGTCATTTCTACCAGATCTTACAATGACAAAAACGGCCTTCCTGACGACTACAACATCAATATTTTCAAAATTGAAAACAAACTCGTCTTCTCTTCAGACCAGGGATTTTTCATCTATGATGAAATCAGCAACCGATTTAAAAGTTATGAAGAGCTCAATAAAGGATTAAAAGGCTTTTCGACCTCCAACAAAATTATTAGTGCCGGGTTAAACAAATATTGGTTCATCAACAGAGGTAAAATGAGCCTGGTACACCTTACTGAACCAGGTAAGCTCGCTATCGATTCTAATAGATTCAGCATTCTTGATGGCAGGATGGTTCAGTATTATGAAAACATCAGCAAAATCAGCAATGACATTTATCTGATCAGTGTAGACGATGGCTTCGTCATTTACAATGGAACCGATGGTCAGGAAAGAAATAGCAAATCGACCTTACCTGCTGTACTCATCCGCAGAATAGAGGACATTACTGATACGTACAAGACTCTGAGCGAAATTGGGAGTAACGGATCAGAGATGGAAATACCATTTAGCAGAAACAACATTAGGATTTCTTACTCCCTACCCTATTACAGACAGACAAAAGTTACGTTCCAATATTACCTGGAAGGCTATTCCAAACAATGGTCAGACTGGAGTCCGGCCTCTCAAAAAGATTTCACAAATCTAAGTAAAGGAAGTTATGTCTTTAAAGTAAGGGCTAAGATCAATGATGAGCAGGTGAGTAAAGAGACGACATTTGAATTCGAAATCCTCCCTCCTTTCTATGCAACCAACTTGGCTATTGTCTGCTATATTTTAGCCGGCATCGCATTGCTGATTATAGCAAAGCGCCTCTACGAAAAAAAATTAAGGAAAGATCAGCAAACCATTTCCGAAAAGCTGCAGGCAGAGAAAGAAGCCTATCTTAAAAAGGAAGCCGAGGCAACGGAAAGACAAATCATCAAACTTCAGACAGAAAAGCTTCAGGTAGAACTCGCTGGTAAGAACCGGGAACTCGCAAACTCTGCCATGAGCCTGGTCTATAAAAACGAGTTGTTGCAGAAACTAAGTCAGGAAATCCTAAAGTTAAAAGACGGAAATGGAAAACCATTGGCAGAAGATCAGCTGAGAAAGATTCAAAAGGTCATTGATGAAGGAATGAATGATGAACGCGACTGGAATTTATTTGAGAGCAGTTTTAATGAAGCACATGAAAGCTTCTTCAAAAAGTTAAAAGCGAACCATCCTGATCTGGTACCAAATGACCTGAAATTATGCGCATATCTGCACATGAATATGAGCAGTAAAGAAATGGCATCCTTACTTAACATTTCCTTGCGGGGTGTAGAAATCAGACGCTACAGACTCCGTAAAAAGCTCGAAGTTCCTCACGACAAGAACCTTGTTGAGTTCTTAATGGAGCTTTAG
- a CDS encoding aminopeptidase C translates to MTKISIKPVLLAAGLLFSAGSGFAQDDLVNSLKNNQSTDSKNSFVFTPVINAEATSVKNQKSSGTCWSYSTNSFLESEMIRAGKKPVDLADIFTARNAYIEKGINYVRMHGALTLGDGGACHDVINMFALYGALPQEVYSGRDYGTAANKSDDMNKLTKAILEEAVKAPNGKLDPNWKKKYIATIDSCLGAVPENFTYEGKNYTPKTFAKEVVGINPTDYVELSSFTTAPYYTKAVLMVPDNWSYDQVYNVQMDDITKVIDNALKKGFTVAWATDVSEKGFSWKNGVAFVPEKDFDSMSKEEKATMFNGPKAEKEITTELRQEAFDNYQTTDDHGMQITGIAKDQNGKEYYIVKNSWGVTNDYKGYLYVTKNFVKYKTTAFLLNKKGLPSDIRKKLSL, encoded by the coding sequence ATGACTAAAATTTCTATTAAACCGGTATTGCTGGCCGCAGGCCTTCTGTTTAGTGCCGGTAGTGGATTTGCACAAGATGATCTTGTGAATTCACTAAAAAACAACCAAAGTACAGACAGTAAAAATAGCTTTGTTTTTACTCCTGTAATCAATGCAGAAGCAACTTCTGTTAAGAATCAAAAATCATCAGGTACCTGCTGGAGCTATAGCACGAACTCTTTTTTAGAATCTGAAATGATCCGTGCGGGTAAAAAGCCAGTCGACCTTGCCGATATCTTTACTGCGCGTAATGCTTATATCGAAAAAGGAATTAACTATGTGCGTATGCATGGCGCCCTAACACTTGGAGATGGAGGTGCATGTCACGATGTAATCAATATGTTTGCACTATACGGTGCGTTACCTCAGGAGGTGTATAGTGGCAGGGATTATGGAACAGCGGCGAACAAGTCTGACGATATGAATAAGCTGACTAAAGCCATCCTTGAAGAGGCGGTTAAAGCACCGAATGGTAAGCTTGATCCGAACTGGAAAAAGAAATATATTGCTACTATAGACTCATGTCTTGGTGCTGTTCCGGAAAATTTCACATATGAAGGTAAAAACTATACTCCAAAAACTTTCGCTAAAGAAGTGGTAGGTATTAATCCTACAGACTACGTGGAACTTTCTTCATTTACTACCGCTCCTTATTATACAAAAGCAGTATTAATGGTTCCTGACAACTGGTCTTATGATCAGGTATATAATGTGCAGATGGACGACATTACGAAAGTAATTGATAATGCTTTGAAAAAAGGATTTACAGTTGCCTGGGCTACAGATGTAAGTGAAAAAGGTTTCAGCTGGAAAAATGGTGTTGCTTTTGTTCCTGAGAAGGACTTTGACAGCATGTCTAAAGAAGAAAAAGCAACAATGTTCAACGGACCTAAAGCTGAGAAAGAAATTACTACTGAATTGCGTCAGGAAGCATTCGACAATTATCAGACTACTGATGATCATGGAATGCAGATCACAGGTATTGCAAAAGATCAGAATGGTAAAGAATACTATATTGTTAAAAACTCCTGGGGTGTAACCAACGATTACAAAGGTTACCTATACGTAACAAAGAATTTTGTGAAATATAAAACGACAGCATTCTTATTAAACAAAAAAGGACTTCCATCTGATATTCGTAAAAAGCTTAGTCTTTAA
- a CDS encoding DUF5686 and carboxypeptidase regulatory-like domain-containing protein, which produces MKRIHLTFLLIFGTISALFAQEFKLKGRIKDTEGQPVPFVSVYIKNTTKGTSANVDGVYTLSLDKGTFIIVYKAIGYKAIEKNISITGDASEDIILAPESYTLSGVTIDGNAEDPAYEIIRQAIKRRKQHLTEVNSYTADVYIKGVQKLVGAPKKFFGRDVQKTLDLDTNRKGILYLSESTSTFAFQHPGKIHEEMVSSKISGRNNAFSFNKASDLIVNFYDNILLENTMSARGFVSPIADNALFYYRYKLLGFSMENGETVNKIQIIPRREHDPVFRGIIYIKEDSWHLLNANVYLTQNSGINLIDTLKISQQFLKVEDTYMPSNMNFQFNGNVFGFKFEGYYAGVYSNYNIHPNFPKNYFNGEILKITRAVNKKDSLFWLNNRPIPLTPEESRDYIRKDSIAALKTSKHYLDSLEKANNKFGIIKMLLTGYTINNRYDRKYLKFDPILRSLFYNTVEGFGAKYGVTYTKELEYGAFYSIRPELRYGLSNKLFTGSLTGNYYYDPLKRASIFAGIGSGIYDLNNHGSMSLLANSINSLLFETNFSKFYKKEFVNIGSSRELTNGLQASLSAEYTRNTNLINTTTYKIKDLKGETFSSNNPFSPEVEKPLFPTYEALILNASLTYTIGQNYITRPDRKIYQDSKYPSIRLSYKKGIKGLMSSDVDYDLISAEVYQNRISSGLWGYSSFVIGAGKFLNNAQVYYPEFKHFRGNNSLFGLPNLRKFLFLDFYLYSTDREYFEAHFEHNFSGLLTNKVPLLRKLRLEELAGVSYLSQPLKRNYTEFYFGLQRLIFRATYGFAYDGNKRVNHGFRLSYGF; this is translated from the coding sequence ATGAAGAGAATCCATCTAACGTTTTTATTAATATTCGGAACAATTAGCGCCTTATTTGCACAGGAATTTAAATTAAAGGGTAGGATCAAAGATACCGAGGGACAACCGGTCCCTTTTGTTTCAGTATATATTAAGAATACGACTAAAGGAACCTCAGCAAATGTTGATGGGGTTTACACGCTCTCATTGGATAAAGGCACGTTTATTATAGTCTATAAAGCCATTGGTTATAAAGCTATAGAAAAGAACATCAGCATTACAGGCGATGCGTCAGAAGATATCATTTTGGCTCCCGAATCCTATACCCTTTCTGGAGTGACCATTGATGGGAACGCAGAAGACCCTGCTTATGAAATTATACGTCAGGCCATAAAAAGAAGAAAACAACATTTAACAGAAGTCAATTCCTATACGGCCGACGTGTATATCAAAGGTGTTCAAAAACTGGTCGGGGCTCCAAAAAAGTTCTTTGGCAGAGATGTTCAAAAGACACTGGACCTGGATACCAACAGAAAAGGAATACTATATTTATCTGAATCTACTTCTACCTTTGCCTTTCAACACCCGGGTAAAATCCATGAAGAAATGGTTTCGTCTAAAATCTCAGGACGTAATAATGCATTCAGCTTTAATAAAGCATCTGATCTGATCGTTAATTTTTATGATAACATTCTTTTAGAGAACACCATGAGTGCACGTGGTTTTGTGTCTCCGATTGCTGACAATGCCTTATTCTATTACCGTTATAAGTTATTGGGATTTAGCATGGAAAACGGAGAAACGGTAAATAAGATTCAGATTATCCCGAGAAGAGAACACGATCCGGTATTCAGGGGAATTATCTATATTAAAGAAGACAGCTGGCACTTGTTGAATGCCAATGTATACCTGACTCAAAATTCAGGCATCAATTTAATAGATACACTTAAGATCTCACAACAGTTCCTGAAGGTAGAAGATACCTATATGCCTTCTAATATGAATTTTCAGTTTAATGGCAATGTATTTGGATTTAAGTTTGAAGGATATTACGCAGGAGTATATAGTAACTATAACATCCATCCCAACTTCCCGAAGAATTATTTTAATGGGGAAATCTTAAAAATAACCAGGGCGGTCAACAAGAAAGACTCCCTTTTCTGGTTAAACAACCGGCCTATCCCACTTACACCAGAAGAGAGCCGTGATTATATCAGAAAAGACAGCATTGCTGCCCTCAAGACTTCCAAGCACTATCTGGATTCTTTAGAAAAAGCAAATAATAAGTTCGGGATTATCAAAATGTTACTGACAGGGTATACCATTAATAACCGATACGATAGAAAATATTTAAAGTTTGACCCTATACTTCGTTCATTATTCTACAACACTGTAGAAGGCTTTGGAGCTAAATACGGCGTCACCTATACCAAAGAACTGGAATATGGCGCTTTTTATAGCATCCGACCGGAGTTACGGTATGGTCTCTCTAATAAATTGTTTACCGGATCATTAACAGGAAATTATTATTACGATCCGTTAAAACGTGCCAGTATTTTCGCCGGTATCGGATCTGGTATTTATGACCTGAACAATCATGGTAGTATGAGTTTGTTGGCCAATTCCATCAACTCCCTGTTATTCGAAACCAACTTCTCTAAGTTCTACAAAAAGGAATTTGTAAATATCGGATCAAGTAGAGAGCTCACCAACGGTTTACAGGCAAGTCTATCTGCAGAATATACCCGAAACACCAATCTGATCAATACGACTACTTATAAAATCAAAGATTTAAAAGGAGAGACATTCAGCTCCAATAACCCCTTTAGCCCGGAAGTAGAGAAACCATTATTTCCTACCTATGAAGCCTTGATTCTAAATGCGTCCTTAACCTACACCATCGGACAAAATTACATTACCCGCCCCGATCGTAAAATTTATCAGGATTCAAAGTATCCAAGTATCCGGTTATCCTATAAAAAAGGGATTAAAGGTTTAATGAGCAGTGATGTGGATTACGATTTAATTTCTGCTGAGGTTTACCAGAACAGGATCAGCTCCGGCTTATGGGGATATTCCTCTTTCGTTATTGGTGCAGGAAAATTTCTGAACAATGCGCAGGTCTATTATCCCGAGTTTAAACATTTCAGGGGAAATAATTCACTATTTGGTTTACCTAACCTAAGAAAATTCCTCTTCCTGGATTTTTATTTGTACAGCACCGACAGAGAATATTTCGAAGCTCATTTTGAACATAATTTCTCTGGATTGCTAACAAACAAAGTACCGCTGTTGCGCAAGTTAAGACTGGAAGAGCTGGCGGGTGTCAGTTATCTGAGCCAGCCTTTAAAAAGAAATTACACAGAGTTTTATTTCGGTTTACAACGTCTGATCTTTAGAGCAACCTATGGCTTTGCCTATGATGGAAACAAAAGGGTAAACCATGGATTCAGACTGTCTTACGGCTTTTAA